A part of Drosophila ananassae strain 14024-0371.13 chromosome 2R, ASM1763931v2, whole genome shotgun sequence genomic DNA contains:
- the LOC6506435 gene encoding zinc transporter ZIP10, protein MAVNQVLPLITLLYLLGTFLGPVQTSTEYNRYLAQIFQKYGNGGTINFEGLEHLMYSLNLGQIQFDPSHTIDEHRPQGYTQEIAANSINATRYFEESGRLNATEDDALEVQISTPDSNLSKSDSGPEIPEFLEIHDPKHRHPRESHDPVAACLSPKSILSLLVDHNDLHRNTAFRKLLTKDGIVSVDNLHNSEEEYNQFINSVRITPRAFMKLCPALLAQIDNGVCKQPAPRSEHLLDKNQKIWNAWIYASVSMLILSACGLLGILLVPLMKTKAYQEVLKFLVSIAVGTLAGDALMHLLPHALFKEEKHEEEVTGVSPLDSDHKHSNEAALLCGCAFLAALFMYMLENLIPLLKGNKQGHGHGHSHGHGHSHGHGHSHGNNMEKPAVAQELPDLSAPRELNVMLQEAKLDEKTPDRPLTPVAFMVIIGDGLHNLTDGLAIGAAFASDPVTGFATAFAVLCHELPHELGDFALLLQTGVSMRRAIYMNIVSSVLSFVGMSVGLFIAGIGDGMTQWIYAATAGSFLYIAFADLVPTMSVAHNPEIAKDPKGIFIQILGILLGGLIMLAIALNEHDLEGLFKSF, encoded by the exons ATGGCCGTAAACCAGGTGCTACCACTCATCACCCTCCTATACCTCCTTGGCACGTTTTTGGGACCTGTGCAGACTTCCACGGAATATAATCGCTACCTGGCACAGATATTCCAAAAATATGGCAACGGCGGTACAATCAACTTTGAG ggTCTGGAGCATTTAATGTATAGCCTGAACCTAGGACAGATCCAATTCGATCCCTCGCACACGATAGACGAACATCGACCCCAAGGATACACCCAGGAGATCGCCGCAAACAGCATCAATGCCACCAGGTATTTTGAGGAATCTGGTCGTTTGAATGCCACTGAGGACGATGCTTTAGAGGTGCAGATATCCACACCTGACAGCAATCTCTCAAAGTCAGATTCGGGGCCAGAGATCCCGGAATTCCTGGAAATTCACGATCCCAAACACAGACATCCAAGGGAGAGCCATG ATCCTGTTGCCGCCTGTTTGTCGCCGAAATCTATATTGTCCTTGCTGGTGGACCACAACGACTTGCACCGAAACACCGCTTTCCGGAAGCTACTCACCAAAGATGGCATCGTCTCAGTGGACAACCTCCACAACTCCGAGGAGGAGTACAACCAGTTCATCAACTCCGTCCGGATCACGCCCCGGGCTTTCATGAAACTATGTCCAGCGCTTCTAGCCCAAATCGATAATGGTGTCTGCAAGCAGCCAGCTCCGCGATCAGAACATCTTCTGGACAAAAATCAGAAGATTTGGAATG CTTGGATCTATGCTAGTGTTTCTATGCTGATACTCTCGGCCTGCGGTCTGTTGGGGATTCTTCTGGTTCCACTGATGAAGACCAAGGCCTACCAAGAGGTGCTCAAGTTCCTGGTGTCCATAGCAGTGGGCACTTTGGCCGGCGATGCCTTGATGCACTTGCTCCCACATGCGCTTTTCAAAGAGGAAAAACATGAAGAGGAGGTGACTGGGGTTAGTCCCCTGGACTCGGACCACAAGCACAGCAACGAGGCAGCCCTCTTGTGTGGTTGTGCCTTTTTGGCCGCCCTTTTTATGTACATGCTGGAGAACCTGATCCCGTTGCTGAAAGGGAACAAGCAGGGTCACGGACATGGACACAGTCATGGTCATGGACATAGCCATGGTCACGGGCACAGCCATGGCAACAACATGGAAAAGCCAGCGGTTGCACAAGAACTGCCAGATCTATCGGCTCCCCGGGAGCTAAATGTGATGCTGCAGGAGGCGAAGCTGGATGAAAAAACCCCAGACCGGCCGCTTACGCCGGTGGCTTTCATGGTGATCATCGGTGATGGGCTGCACAATCTCACCGATGGCCTGGCCATAGGAGCAGCTTTTGCCAGTGACCCGGTCACTGGATTCGCCACCGCCTTTGCCGTCCTCTGCCATGAGCTGCCTCACGAGCTCGGAGACTTCGCGCTGCTCCTTCAAACCGGGGTGTCCATGCGAAGAGCTATCTATATGAATATTGTCAGCTCAGTTCTGAGTTTTGTGGGCATGTCTGTGGGCCTGTTCATAGCTGGGATAGGGGATGGCATGACCCAATGGATTTATGCGGCCACTGCCGGCTCCTTCTTATACATTGCCTTTGCCGACTTGGTGCCAACGATGAGCGTGGCTCACAATCCGGAAATAGCCAAAGATCCAAAGggtatttttatacaaatacTTGGCATTCTCCTGGGCGGACTAATAATGTTAGCTATAGCCTTAAACGAGCACGATTTAGAAGGTCTATTCAAGAGCTTCTAG
- the LOC6493504 gene encoding 39S ribosomal protein L39, mitochondrial, with the protein MKSVITITHPCEVFCSFTMSAATKLHKTSWCALRQLQQYRTKANFSASSSSIAKRNELFNQEQKRQRDAVGRIDKIEVRYLGLPEDVTLVMNANISTPYNCAQHLSEGHKRRSALALIDGSVPWDMHRPLQESCTLQLLHFQVSEPHVVNKAFWRTCSFMLGAALNRAFKPEANLQLHSFPGPNIKSGSFVHDIVLQTRNWQPTKEEMRTVSAEMVKLALEDHEIERLDVTQDIAQEIFKDSKYKSEQLPSIAQQTHGRVTLYRLGDHIDISRGPMVGATRFLGKCTISAAHKVADEGETDGFYRIQGVALPSGIQLNHVAFGVLEERSKKLNPARLPNEPFEEHQQLQLS; encoded by the exons ATGAAAAGTGTCATCACAATTACGCATCCCTGCGAAGTATTTTGTTCATTTACCATGTCGGCTGCTACAAAATTACATAAAACCAGCTGgtgtgcactgcgacaactcCAGCAGTACAGGACTAAGG CCAACTTCAGCGCTAGTTCGAGCTCCATCGCCAAAAGAAATGAACTCTTTAATCAGGAGCAGAAGCGGCAACGAGATGCTGTGGGTCGCATCGACAAGATCGAAGTACGCTATCTGGGCTTGCCGGAGGATGTGACTCTGGTGATGAACGCCAACATCTCCACGCCGTACAATTGTGCCCAGCACCTGTCAGAGGGTCACAAGCGGAGGTCGGCTCTGGCTCTGATCGATGGTAGTGTGCCCTGGGACATGCACCGACCCCTGCAGGAGTCCTGTACCTTGCAGCTGCTCCACTTCCAAGTGTCTGAACCGCACGTGGTCAACAA AGCCTTCTGGCGCACCTGCAGCTTTATGCTGGGAGCTGCCCTAAATAGGGCCTTCAAACCGGAGGCTAATCTTCAGTTGCACAGTTTTCCAGGGCCTAACA taaaatccggaagctTTGTTCACGATATTGTGCTCCAAACGCGAAACTGGCAGCCTACTAAGGAGGAGATGCGCACGGTTTCTGCCGAGATGGTCAAATTGGCGCTTGAGGATCACGAAATAGAACGTCTCGACGTCACTCAGGACATAGCTCaggagatttttaaggattcCAAATACAAGAGCGAACAGCTGCCCAGCATTGCTCAGCAGACCCACGGAAGAGTTACGTTGTATCGACTCGGTGATCACATCGACATTTCCCGTGGTCCAATGGTAGGAGCAACACGCTTCCTGGGCAAATGCACCATCTCCGCTGCTCACAAGGTAGCTGATGAGGGAGAAACCGATGGCTTCTATCGCATTCAGGGAGTAGCACTGCCCAGTGGCATTCAGCTGAACCATGTGGCGTTTGGCGTACTGGAGGAGCGATCTAAGAAATTG AACCCCGCTCGCCTGCCCAATGAACCCTTTGAGGAACACCAACAACTGCAATTATCGTAA
- the LOC6506437 gene encoding proteasome subunit beta type-7, whose translation MDLDIARDLPRPGFNFDNCKRNATLLKGGFKPPTTTKTGTTIVGIIFKDGVILGADTRATEGPIVSDKNCAKIHYLAKNIYCCGAGTAADTEMTTDLISSQLELHRLGTEREVRVVAANVMLKQMLFRYQGHISAALVLGGVDKTGPHIYSIHPHGSADKLPYATMGSGSLAAMSVFESRWRPDMSEEEGKKLVRDAIASGVFNDLGSGSNIDLCVIRKGSVEYLRNYELANKKGERKLDYRFKKGATPVLHTSVRDLIVNESVTVVPMETS comes from the exons atggATTTGGATATTGCCCGTGATCTTCCACGCCCAGGCTTCAACTTCGACAACTGCAAACG AAATGCGACTCTTTTGAAGGGGGGCTTCAAGCCGCCAACCACAACCAAGACCGGTACCACAATTGTGGGCATCATCTTCAAGGATGGTGTAATTCTGGGTGCCGATACAAGGGCCACCGAGGGCCCCATCGTCTCAGACAAGAACTGCGCCAAGATCCACTACCTGGCCAAGAACATATA ttgctGTGGAGCTGGAACCGCTGCCGACACTGAGATGACCACGGATCTGATCTCGTCACAGCTGGAGCTGCATCGCCTGGGAACTGAGCGCGAGGTGCGCGTGGTGGCTGCCAATGTGATGCTGAAGCAGATGCTCTTCCGCTACCAGGGCCACATTAGCGCCGCCCTGGTGCTGGGAGGCGTGGACAAGACCGGTCCGCACATCTACAGTATCCATCCGCACGGCAGCGCGGACAAGCTACCCTATGCCACCATGGGTTCTGGTTCCCTGGCCGCCATGTCTGTTTTTGAGAGCCGCTGGCGTCCCGACATGTCTGAGGAGGAGGGCAAGAAGCTGGTGCGCGATGCCATTGCCTCTGGTGTGTTCAACGATTTGGGCTCTGGCTCCAACATCGATCTGTGCGTGATTCGCAAGGGCAGCGTGGAATATCTGCGCAACTACGAGCTGGCCAACAAGAAAGGCGAGCGCAAGTTGGACTACCGCTTCAAGAAGGGCGCCACACCCGTTCTCCACACATCTGTCAGGGATTTGATCGTCAACGAGAGCGTCACAGTCGTTCCAATGGAGACATCTTAG